One window from the genome of Pyxicephalus adspersus chromosome 6, UCB_Pads_2.0, whole genome shotgun sequence encodes:
- the LRRC46 gene encoding leucine-rich repeat-containing protein 46, with product MTGAARILATEDAPRRKKVQRFHSKLFTMTGNKNEALDTILAAILRRNGSPSMYGETQEDLTSALQRLHIVRLDREGITKLSNLEAVKEVHSLYLQENQIKKIENLDVLKNLQFLSLSGNRIENVQNLRCLQNLQFLDLSNNLIQKLNAGELPQNLMVLDMSGNPCTKTKNYRQQVLEALPLLQELDGVTVKVQCKQKPLREDSSDSDDASLSEESDSLSSLAHDMVQRSHQRRKRALREHEDRLTEMNDSKDGQSLLSSQDEFCSAKLQGIAHQNQDTQDKGSSIVKKPNDIKSNKNHQAAPSLEKNVRDFNKVGKAVFRNQTAASSTQFSAGVSSEKKLYTRYNTNTLPSRTLPSPKTQTKHPQTSKHPAKITQGTTSCTLKERQTTKNGPIPEKAAAPRRSTTSAPNQRPAVSAKKL from the exons ATGACGGGAGCGGCCCGTATCCTAGCAACGGAGGACGCGCCCAGAAGAAAGAAAGTGCAAAGGTTCCATTCAAAGTTATTTACTATGACGG GAAATAAGAATGAGGCGCTGGATACAATACTGGCTGCTATACTGAGGAGAAATGGGAGCCCTTCTATGTATGGGGAGACACAGGAGGACTT AACTTCAGCATTACAGCGCCTGCACATAGTGAGATTGGACAGAGAAGGGATCACAAAACTGAGCAATCTGGAGGCTGTAAAGGAGGTGCACAGCCTATACTTACAAGAG aatcaaataaagaaaattgaaaatttagaTGTTCTCAAGAATCTGCA gtttCTTAGTCTATCAGGGAACAGAATTGAGAATGTTCAAAATCTCCGCTGCTTGCAGAACCTGCAGTTCCTGGATCTATCTAATAATTTGATTCAGAAACTGAATGCTG GAGAATTACCCCAGAATCTTATGGTTTTGGATATGTCGGGAAATCCATGTACAAAGACAAAAAACTACAG ACAGCAAGTATTGGAAGCCCTGCCTCTCTTGCAAGAACTAGATGGAGTGACTGTGAAAGTCCAATGCAAGCAGAAGCCTCTCAGGGAAGATAGCAGTGACAGCGATGACGCTAGTCTGTCTGAAGAATCTG ACAGTCTTTCATCTCTGGCTCATGACATGGTGCAAAGATCGCATCAGAGGAGGAAGAGAGCACTGAGAGAACATGAAGATCGTCTCACAGAAATGAATGACAGCAAAGATGGCCAATCTTTGCTTTCATCCCAGGATGAATTCTGCAGTGCTAAACTGCAAGGTATCGCTCATCAAAATCAAGATACACAAGACAAAGGATCTTCTATAGTCAAGAAGCCCAATGACATTAAATCTAACAAGAACCATCAAGCTGCCCCTTCACTTGAAAAGAATGTCAGAGATTTCAATAAGGTTGGGAAAGCTGTATTTAGGAATCAAACAGCAGCTTCCTCCACCCAGTTTTCTGCAGGCGtttcatctgaaaaaaaattatatacaagaTACAATACTAATACATTGCCTTCTAGAACACTGCCATCCCCTAAAACCCAAACAAAACATCCACAAACAAGTAAGCATCCTGCAAAAATAACACAAGGTACAACCTCCTGCACCTTAAAAGAAAGACAGACCACAAAAAATGGACCCATTCCAGAAAAGGCAGCAGCTCCCAGAAGATCAACCACAAGTGCTCCAAATCAGAGACCTGCTGTCTCCGCCAAGAAATTGTAG
- the SCRN2 gene encoding secernin-2, with protein sequence MSHQLCPNSCDCFVSLPPSSSSPVVIFAKNSDRPYMEVQEVVYYPAATYPPGSKVLCTYIEVEQAPKTLAVILSRPAWLWGAEMGANEMGVCIGNEAVWTKEPVVEHEALLGMDLVRLALERSTSAKAGVQVITELLASYGQGGSCKEEPEPFMYHNTFLICDRQEAYVLETAGQYWAAEKITEGARNISNQLSVGTDIWQKHQQLCSHALSQGWWNEKEEFNFRKVYSLEKQPVRMEAAKARFKAGQELLKKQEGHITVETMLHILRDKNSGICMDSGGFRTTGSMISILPQSNLPCIHLITATPDPCRSVFKPFVFGTEVTQVPWLLSPVFGEKDPLRQIPRFKTQVDRRHELYKHHQKALEACEGNEEALRMLQKKQREIEADNLLVVSKLLDGSKKPDLTDIFHLSVEKELALYKEFNK encoded by the exons ATGTCCCATCAATTGTGCCCTAATTCATGTGACTGTTTCGTGTCACTTCCACCCTCTTCAAGCTCACCTGTGGTTATATTTGCAAAGAATTCAGATCGACCTTATATGGAGGTCCAGGAGGTTGTATACTATCCTGCGGCTACATATCCACCAGGGTCAAAAGTCCTG TGCACCTACATAGAAGTGGAGCAGGCTCCAAAGACACTAGCTGTGATCCTGAGTCGTCCAGCCTGGTTGTGGGGTGCTGAGATGGGAGCTAATGAGATGGGGGTCTGTATTGGGAATGAAGCAGTTTGGACCAAGGAACCTGTTGTAGAGCATGAGGCTCTGTTGGGCATGGATTTAGTAAG ATTAGCACTGGAACGCTCCACTTCTGCCAAAGCTGGTGTGCAAGTTATTACTGAACTCCTGGCATCTTATGGTCAGGGGGGCAGCTGTAAAGAGGAGCCTGAGCCCTTCATGTACCACAACACATTCCTAATATGTGACCGCCAGGAAGCATATGTACTCGAGACCGCTGGGCAGTACTGGGCAGCCGAAAAGATCACTG AAGGGGCACGAAACATCTCTAACCAGCTCAGTGTGGGCACAGATATATGGCAGAAACACCAACAGCTGTGCTCACATGCCCTATCACAGGGCTGGTGGAATGAAAAGGAAGAGTTCAACTTCAGGAAAGTCTATTCTCTAGAGAAACAACCAGTGCGTATGGAGGCGGCAAAGGCGAGATTCAAAGCTGGCCAAGAACTGCTGAAGAAGCAAGAAG GGCACATCACAGTTGAGACAATGCTGCACATTCTACGAGATAAAAATAGTGGTATCTGCATGGATTCTGGTGGATTCCGCACCACAGGCAGTATGATATCTATTCTACCTCAGTCTAACTTACCATGCATCCATCTTATCACTGCAACACCAGATCCATGCAG GTCAGTGTTTAAGCCATTTGTGTTTGGCACGGAAGTTACACAAGTACCCTGGTTGCTGTCTCCTGTATTTGGTGAAAAAGACCCTCTTAGGCAGATTCCTCGATTTAAAACCCAAGTGGACAGGCGACATGAACTATACAAACACCACCAGAAGGCATTGGAGGCCTGTGAAGGCAATGAG GAGGCTCTACGGATGCTACAGAAGAAGCAAAGGGAAATAGAGGCTGATAATTTATTAGTGGTCAGTAAACTGCTTGATGGATCCAAGAAACCTGACCTCACAGACATATTTCATCTCAGCGTAGAAAAAGAACTTGCACTGTACAAAGAGTTCAACAAATAA